The sequence GATGTCGACGGCGTCAACTGATTGATCGACGCGACCGCGCTTCGGCCGGTCGAATCGGTTCCGCTCGCGCGCTGATACGAGCCGACGAAGTAGACATCCGTCCGTTTCGACAGGAAGTAGTCGGCGCCGATCGACCCCTGGTTGTAGTGGGCGCCCCCGACCGCATCGGCGCCGCTGTTCTTCGTGTAGACATAGTTGGCGCCCACGACAAATGCCGGCGTGATCTGGTACTTCACGTTCAGTTCGGCATTATTGAATTTCGCGGTTCCACCGATGCCGCCGGCGGGCACGGGGCCCGTCGAGGTATCGCCGAGATGACGGTACTGCGTGTTCGAATAGGTCGCACCCAAGGTCAGCGAACCGATCGTGTAGGCGGCGCCCGTGCCGATCACCTGCAACGTATGCGCTGACGCATAGCCCGAAATCACGGGCGATGCGCCGAAGTTCGAGCCGGGCACTTCGTTGACCGTCGGAGCGACGGTTCCCCCCGATCCGTAGAAGGACGTGTTCGGGTTGCGCACGTTGAGATAGCCCGCGCCGAATGAAAACGGACCGTTCGAGTAGCGGGCGCCAGCCGACCAGATCTGGTTGCGTCCCGTGCGACCCGGCACGCCGCCCAGCGAGTAGAGGGCGGTCGCGGTCACTCCGTGAAATGTCGGGCTGGTGTACTTGATCGCGTTGTTGACGCGGTTGGTATTGTTGAAATTGTCGTTGTCGGACGGATGGGCGGCCAGGTAGCCGCCCCATTGATCGCCCGCTTCGAGCAGGCCGACCGAATCGACGACGGAATCGTATTGACGCCCGAGGGTGACGACACCGTACGGACCGGAAAGGCCGACATAGACTTGCCGACCGAATTCGAGGCCGCCCTGGCCGAGCTTGCCGGTATTCACGTCAAAGCCGTTTTCCATCACGGCGACCACACCGTAACCGCCGCCGAGGTCCTCCTGCACGCGCAATCCCCACCGGCTGCCGTTCAGCACGCCACTCGCGAGGCTGTACAGGTGATGGCCGGATGCGTTGCTGACGTAGTTGAGCCCTTCGTCGAGGATCCCGTACAACTGCACGCTGCTCTGCGCATTTGCCGTGCCGCTGATGCAGCCCATCGCTGCGCAAAGCGCAATCGTCTTTTTCATCGAACGTCTCCAAATCTCTTCTGAATTTATGTGTCGTGACGTAGCAATCAGCGGACGAATGATTGATTCGGATAACTGATAGACAGGGGTAGTTCGGGATCAATCGACAACGACCTTTCACCCGTCTCATCCGAACCTGCAACGTCCTGCTGTCGCAACGTTCGGTGATTAGATGCGTGGCTGACGTCACCGTCAATTGATTGGGCTATCCGATTCCGTGCAGTGAAACAGGCGTGCGCCAGGCCTCGTGGCGAGCGTGGAGACCCTTAAGGGTAAAGCCGCATCGCGCGGCCTTGCCTGCAATATGTCGTGGGAAATGTCGAGGCGGTTGCTGCATCGGGCGTGATCGCGGATGACCGCCTGCACATGTTGATCGTGCCGACTCGTGGAGGCGATCCGGTAGCGCGATTGAAGATTTGTCTGCGGCGTTTGACCGGCGTCGTGCACATGATTGCTTTTCGGCGCTTGAAGGATGCCCCGCCTATTTCACGAGGTGAATCCTTCTTCCGGATCCGGTGGATTTCGACGGCGTCTCGATGCGCCCGGAACCACCACCATCGACGTTTTCCTTTGCCATCCGCATCGCCTGGTCGAACTGCGTGCCGGTGGCAACGTGGCGATGATCCACGCTGACCAGCCATCCACGCCCGCTGTGGCACCAGCGTATCCGCCGCTCGTCGAGCAACGCAGCGAACCATCGCCACAGCGCGGCGTCTTCCGCGTTGGCGCTGTCACGCGCTGCCGCGCGCGCGATCGTCATGCTCGATGTGTAAACCTCGGTTCGTTGCTTTTGCATCGTTTGAGCCTTGCAATTAGCCAGGCTGGCCCGTCGATTCCGCAGCCGCCTCGAACGGATCGCCGACGAGGCTCACATCGGCCACGCGTTCGACCGGGACCCATACCTTCACCTTGTGTTTCCTTTTCCAATCAACAATCCGCCGCCAGTCGTGTGGAAAAGACCGTGGCACTGCCGTAGCGTCAACAGTGTCGGTTCGACTGTCGTCACGTCAATACCGTTTGCCCAATGATTCCGTACTTCGGAAGCCGTGCGGGAGATGTGGAATCGGGCCTGCCGGGCAGGCAGTACGTGTCGCACGAAAAGGCGGGACGCTGGCATTCCGACGTACGGAACAGCGTCCGGCCGTGCATTGACGCGTTCATTGGTGCCGCACACGATGGATGTCGATACCCGTCGCATTGCCCGACGATTCGGGGCGTTCAGTGCGACATTCGACCATGTCCAGCCATGAACCACGCAGAACTCGCAATTCCGGTCGGTTCGGCCGATGCCCGCCAGGCCGGCGACTGCCGCGCACTGTCCACGCTCATTCGTCCCGGCGATACGGTGAT comes from Burkholderia pyrrocinia and encodes:
- a CDS encoding porin, translated to MKKTIALCAAMGCISGTANAQSSVQLYGILDEGLNYVSNASGHHLYSLASGVLNGSRWGLRVQEDLGGGYGVVAVMENGFDVNTGKLGQGGLEFGRQVYVGLSGPYGVVTLGRQYDSVVDSVGLLEAGDQWGGYLAAHPSDNDNFNNTNRVNNAIKYTSPTFHGVTATALYSLGGVPGRTGRNQIWSAGARYSNGPFSFGAGYLNVRNPNTSFYGSGGTVAPTVNEVPGSNFGASPVISGYASAHTLQVIGTGAAYTIGSLTLGATYSNTQYRHLGDTSTGPVPAGGIGGTAKFNNAELNVKYQITPAFVVGANYVYTKNSGADAVGGAHYNQGSIGADYFLSKRTDVYFVGSYQRASGTDSTGRSAVASINQLTPSTSNHQVALRIAMRHKF